In Chitinophagaceae bacterium C216, the genomic stretch ATTCTAAAAATACACTTTTATATTTAGTGTAGAATAGGGTGCGGTTTAAATTCTTTTTCCCTATCGAACAAAAATCTGTATGTTGTTAGTTTACGAGTGCGTTGTGTACCCAGTGATTCTGCTACATTAATCATTTTGGGATTAAACTCGCCAATCCATTGCATTTCGTATTTGTCGTAGATAGGTTTGCCCACAATGTATTGTCCGTTTTCTATCTTCAGTCTTTGCATCAGCTTACAGCCTTCTACGATTAGATAGGCATCCACGCCTTTACCTTGAAATTCCGGTACTATACCAAATACAAGCCCTACGAATTTGGTGCAGCGTTTTGTTTTCTTATACCATAAGAATTTCAGTTTGTCCAGCAATCCAAATTTTCCATTCAGATATTTGAACCATTGGTTCAGGTCGGGCAGATTAATCCATATACCAATAGGTTCGCTCTTGTAATAGGCAATCCAGCTGATTCGTTCATCCATTACGGCTTTCATAGATTGAAACATTTTAAGCACAGTACGCTCTTCAATTTGCTTCATGCCACCATGACCTGCCCATGCTTTGTTGTAAACAACGGTAAAATCTTTTGCGTACTTAGCCAGATTGCTGATTTTGATATTATCTGCAGAAAAATTAGGGTCTTTAGATATAGCAGCATGGCGCTCATAGAATTTTTCATGCAGACGGTTTTTAACTTGTAGTCCGAAGCAGATTTGATTAAAAAAAGGCTTGAATCCGTAGGTCTCGAAGAGATTTTTATAATAAGGTTGATTATAGTTCATTCGGTAAAGAGGTGGTTCAAAACCTTCCACCAGTAAACCCCACCAAGTATCTCTTTCACCAAAATTGATAGGTCCGTCCATTGCTTCCATACCTTTTTCGGTTAGCCAGTTTTTGGCAATATCAAAAAGCATATTGGCCGCCTCCTGATTATTAATACAATCGAAAAACCCGATACCCCCTACAGGAATATCGTCGCCTTTGTTTTTATATTTCTTATTGACAAATGCTGCTATGCGGCCAATTAAATTGCCCTGATTGTCCTTTAAAATCCATCGCTTAGCTTCCCCAAAGCGAAAAGCTTTGTTCTTTTCCTTATCAAAAACATCATAGATATCTTTATCTAAAGGGCGGATATAATTAGGATCTTCTCTGTTGATAAGAACATTTACCTGAATAAACTCTTTTACCTGTGCCGGTGTAGTAACTTCAATCAGATTCATTTTGCAAAAATAGGGAGCCGCGTCATCATATGGTCGAGTCGGCAATATTCTTCGTCTTTTTTAGGGTATCCTCCATTTTTATGGTTGAGTCTCTGCGCAGAGTTCGATTCAGAGAATCTTTTCTTTGTTGTTCTTTTAGTTTTGCCATGTCTTTCGCGCGTTGCAAACTATCTGCAATCGCTTTTTTGCGTGTATAGCTCGTGCCTACACTGTTCAGGAACATTTTCTGAGCAACAATAGCGTCGTGTCCGTAAATGTCTTCTCGAAAATTCAATACACTACTATCATTCACCCAAGCGGTGAAGTAAGTAATCAGCACGGGTACAGGATTTTTTACCTTTACGTATTTTTCTTTATAAGTGCGCATCAAACTGTCCACCTTCTTTGTATTGTACCTAACGGAGTCATCTAAAATATACACAGCCAACTTAGTAGGTTCTTTCAGACGGATACAGCCGTGACTGAAGCTTCTTTTATCGCGATTAAAAAGGCTTTTAGCCGGCGAGTCGTGGAAATAGATATTATAGCTATTGGGAAACAGAAATTTTACTAATCCCAAAGAGTTCCAAGGGCCAGGTTTTTGCCTTACCTGACCTTTTACAATTTCCATATGATGTTTTTGCAAGTAAGCAGCACTAGGCTTACCGTTCATCTCGTTTTTAACGATGCTTGGAGGGACGTTCCAATAAGGGCTAAACACGATAGTGCTGAGTCTTCCGGTGAAGACAGTAGTGTTATTACCTTCTTTACCCACCACTACGTCCATATTCCACGCGGGTTTGCCATTCTCGTAAACGTGAAGACGAAATTCTGGTATATTGACCATAATGGAGCGGCCATATTCTTTTTTAGTATCACTCGGTAGCCAGCGCATACGTTCCATGTTGATAAGAATTTGCTGTATACGTTCTTCTACAGGAACGTTTACGTCTTTTAGGAAGGTTTGTCCGGCAGTCCCGTCGGGCTTATAGCCATAAGTCTTTTTTATGGCATTTACGGCGGTTACCAGTTCGTCGTCATATACATTTGTTATAGCACTATCGGGTGTGTCGAGAAAACCCTCGGCTTTTAAGCGTTTTTTGAGCATCCCTACGGCGATGTCTGTATAACCTTTTTTCATTACCTCTACTTTGCTGTTCACTATTGGCCATCCACCGCTGTCTTTAATGCGCTTGTACTTGATAAGCTGATTGCGAAGTTTAATGTACTGCGGATTATGCGGAGCATATTCATCAGCATATTGTCCGCTATGGCTTAGCGCGGAGTCCAGCATGGCCTCCAGCGTAAGTTTCTTTTTAGGTATGTACCATTCCAAAGATTTTATATTGAAAGTGGGATCGTCTGCATAGGCATGATCGGCATATATATAAAAGTATTTGGTAAGTAACACTTCGAGATTTTGGTATAAAGAGTCGTTTTTGGGCCTGACATTACCGGCGGTAATCAATTTTTCCATTTTTTCTGTAACCCAGGAATCATATACCGCTGAATCTTTGGAATAGTTAAGATAGTTTTTAAGTAAATTCCAGAAGGAGATTGTATGCTCAGGTAGGCCTTCCTCTGAAAACCAAGCATATTGGTAATTGCGGCTATTGTAAAAGCTTCTTATCCGATTGGTAAGTGTATCACCCAGGTCAAGCTGATGTAAAATATCTTTTACCACAAAACTGTCAATAAAAAGCGAATTGAAAGCATTGGTGGTGTCTATAGTAACATCTACTTTGGTTACTGGCTTTTCTTCTTTGACTGTTTTTTCTTTTTTAGACGATGATTGGCAGGAGAGAACCCCTAATGTAGCAGTTAGTACAATTCCAAGCAGTAGCTTAATATTCATGGACACTTAAAACTTAGCGTAAAAATAAGGGGAATTGCTACAGAAACAATAGGTATTAGTATATTTTATTATAGATAATGTGTGCAGAAGATGATTTTACCGGGCAGAAGGGGGCAACTTATATTTAATGTGAATAATTTATAACGGTTCTGCAAAATAATCCACTTAGAAACCTTACTTTTGCACCCACAAAATAACCACACTAATTAAAATATGGCAAAGGTTGGTAAAATTAAGCAAGTTATCGGAGCCGTAATTGATGTGCAATTCGACGATTCGCTCCCCGAAATTTATAATGCGTTAGAACTTACAAAAGATAATGGCGACACGCTGGTACTGGAAGTACAGCAGCACCTAGGTGAAGATACTGTTCGTACTATTGCGATGGATGGAACAGAAGGCTTGGTGCGTGGTACAGAAGTACGCGATACCGGAAGACCTATTACTATGCCTACCGGTGATAAAATTAAAGGTCGCTTGTTTAACGTAACCGGAGATCCGATTGATGGACTTCCAGCGGTACCAAAAGAAAATGGGCGCCCTATACATGCCATGCCGCCTGCATTTGAGAATCTGAGTACCACTGCGGAAGTATTATATACAGGTATTAAAGTAATCGACCTGATTGAGCCATATGCGAAAGGTGGTAAGATCGGTTTGTTCGGTGGTGCTGGTGTGGGTAAAACAGTATTGATTCAAGAGCTGATTAATAATATTGCTAAAGCCTATTCTGGTCTTTCAGTATTTGCCGGTGTGGGTGAAAGAACCCGTGAAGGTAATGACTTAATGCGTGAAATGATCGAGGCCGGTATTATGAAATATGGTGAGGACTTTAAGAAGAGCTTGGAAGAAGGTGGCTGGGATCTGAGCAAAGTAAATTTTGAAGAATTGTCTGATTCTAAAGCAACCTTCGTATTCGGACAAATGAACGAACCTCCGGGAGCTCGTGCTCGTGTTGCTTTGAGTGGTCTGACTATTGCCGAGTATTTCCGTGATGGTGATGGCGAAGGAAAAGGAAGAGACATTCTGTTCTTCGTGGATAACATTTTCCGTTTCACTCAGGCGGGCTCTGAGGTATCGGCCCTGTTAGGTCGTATGCCATCTGCTGTGGGTTATCAACCAACCTTGGCTACAGAAATGGGATTGATGCAGGAGCGAATCACTTCTACTAAAAATGGTTCTATTACATCGGTACAGGCGGTATACGTACCAGCGGATGACCTTACCGACCCTGCGCCAGCAACAACCTTTGCTCACCTGGATGCAACAACCGTATTAAGCCGTAAAATTGCCGACTTAGGTATTTACCCGGCTGTGGATCCTCTGGATTCTACTTCTCGTATCCTTACTCCTCAAATTGTGGGTGAAGCACACTACAATTGTGCCAACAGAGTGAAAAGTATTTTGCAGCGCTATAAAGAACTTCAAGATATTATTGCGATCTTGGGTATGGATGAACTGAGCGATGAGGATAAAATGATTGTTGCTCGTGCTCGTAAAGTACAGCGTTTCCTTTCTCAGCCGTTCCATGTAGCGGAGGCATTTACCGGATTGAAAGGGGTGCTAGTACCTATCGACGAGACTATCCGTGGTTTTAATATGATCATGGATGGTGAAGTGGATGAATATCCTGAGGCTGCGTTTAACCTCGTAGGTACTATCGATGAGGCTATCGAAAAAGGTAAAAAATTATTATCCGGCAACGCTTAATATACCGGCTAATAAAAGAGGTATCCGAAACATTCATTGAATTAGTGATTCTTAAAGATGAAACTGAATATATTAACCCCGGAAGGTAGCATTTACAGTGGCGATGCATATGGAGTGCAGCTGCCCGGTGTAACCGGTTCTTTTGAGGTGTTGGATAAGCACGCTCCTTTGATAGCAGCGCTTACCAAAGGTAGGCTAAAAGTGCTGGAAGGTTCGCTCAATGGTACTGCCACATATTATGATATACAAGGAGGATTTGTAGAAGTATTAAATAATAATGTGACAGTTTTGGTGGAAGGCGCTAATAAAGTGTAATTCTATCTTACCGAA encodes the following:
- the yghO gene encoding Protein YghO, which translates into the protein MPTRPYDDAAPYFCKMNLIEVTTPAQVKEFIQVNVLINREDPNYIRPLDKDIYDVFDKEKNKAFRFGEAKRWILKDNQGNLIGRIAAFVNKKYKNKGDDIPVGGIGFFDCINNQEAANMLFDIAKNWLTEKGMEAMDGPINFGERDTWWGLLVEGFEPPLYRMNYNQPYYKNLFETYGFKPFFNQICFGLQVKNRLHEKFYERHAAISKDPNFSADNIKISNLAKYAKDFTVVYNKAWAGHGGMKQIEERTVLKMFQSMKAVMDERISWIAYYKSEPIGIWINLPDLNQWFKYLNGKFGLLDKLKFLWYKKTKRCTKFVGLVFGIVPEFQGKGVDAYLIVEGCKLMQRLKIENGQYIVGKPIYDKYEMQWIGEFNPKMINVAESLGTQRTRKLTTYRFLFDREKEFKPHPILH
- the atpD gene encoding ATP synthase subunit beta yields the protein MAKVGKIKQVIGAVIDVQFDDSLPEIYNALELTKDNGDTLVLEVQQHLGEDTVRTIAMDGTEGLVRGTEVRDTGRPITMPTGDKIKGRLFNVTGDPIDGLPAVPKENGRPIHAMPPAFENLSTTAEVLYTGIKVIDLIEPYAKGGKIGLFGGAGVGKTVLIQELINNIAKAYSGLSVFAGVGERTREGNDLMREMIEAGIMKYGEDFKKSLEEGGWDLSKVNFEELSDSKATFVFGQMNEPPGARARVALSGLTIAEYFRDGDGEGKGRDILFFVDNIFRFTQAGSEVSALLGRMPSAVGYQPTLATEMGLMQERITSTKNGSITSVQAVYVPADDLTDPAPATTFAHLDATTVLSRKIADLGIYPAVDPLDSTSRILTPQIVGEAHYNCANRVKSILQRYKELQDIIAILGMDELSDEDKMIVARARKVQRFLSQPFHVAEAFTGLKGVLVPIDETIRGFNMIMDGEVDEYPEAAFNLVGTIDEAIEKGKKLLSGNA
- the atpC gene encoding ATP synthase epsilon chain — protein: MKLNILTPEGSIYSGDAYGVQLPGVTGSFEVLDKHAPLIAALTKGRLKVLEGSLNGTATYYDIQGGFVEVLNNNVTVLVEGANKV